From one Leifsonia sp. 1010 genomic stretch:
- a CDS encoding HIT domain-containing protein yields the protein MARLNLDSYGTSDDPNGAGAADGAIRDSVDADRVRVDDPSYLVGVPDEFQRLWTPHRMVYIQHGQQPGKDDCPFCVAPSMSDEDALIVARGTHTYALLNLFPYNSGHLLVCPYRHIATYDEATPEEVAEIGSLTQTAMRVIRQVSKNDGFNIGMNQGEVAGAGIAAHLHQHVVPRWAQDANFLPIIAKTKALPQLLGEVRAAIADAWPRP from the coding sequence ATGGCACGACTGAACCTCGACTCGTACGGGACGTCCGACGACCCGAACGGAGCCGGCGCGGCCGACGGGGCGATCCGGGACAGCGTGGACGCTGATCGCGTCCGGGTCGACGACCCGTCGTACCTCGTCGGCGTCCCGGACGAGTTCCAGCGGCTCTGGACCCCGCACCGGATGGTCTACATCCAGCACGGCCAGCAGCCGGGCAAGGACGACTGCCCGTTCTGCGTCGCCCCGAGCATGAGCGACGAGGATGCGCTGATCGTCGCACGCGGAACGCACACGTACGCGCTGCTGAACCTGTTCCCCTACAACAGCGGCCACCTGCTCGTGTGCCCGTACCGCCACATCGCCACGTACGACGAGGCGACGCCGGAGGAGGTCGCCGAGATCGGCAGCCTCACCCAGACGGCGATGCGCGTCATCCGTCAGGTGTCGAAGAACGACGGCTTCAACATCGGCATGAACCAGGGCGAGGTCGCTGGCGCCGGGATCGCGGCGCACCTGCACCAGCACGTGGTGCCGCGCTGGGCTCAGGACGCGAACTTCCTGCCGATCATCGCCAAGACGAAGGCGCTGCCCCAGTTGCTCGGAGAGGTCCGCGCGGCCATCGCAGACGCCTGGCCGCGTCCCTAG
- the pdxY gene encoding pyridoxal kinase PdxY, which produces MKILSIQSAVAYGHVGNSAAVFPLQRIGVEVLPVYTVNFSNHTGYGAWRGPLISPDDVRDVITGIEERGVLGQIDAVLSGYQGSEGIGDVIIDAVARVKAANPDAVYACDPVMGNAKSGCFVAPAIPVLLRERVVPVADIITPNQFELGFLTETSPDTLESTLESVDAARAMGPKTVLVTSVERPDAPADTIEMLAVDDAGAWIVQTPRLPMKANGSGDVTAALFTAHYVRTGDAELALRKTVSSVFDLLTRTLESGERELQLVESQDSYANPREQFAVTRVR; this is translated from the coding sequence ATGAAGATCCTCTCGATCCAGTCCGCGGTCGCCTACGGTCACGTCGGCAACTCCGCCGCCGTCTTCCCGCTGCAGCGCATCGGCGTCGAGGTCCTGCCCGTCTACACGGTGAACTTCTCCAACCACACCGGCTACGGCGCGTGGCGCGGACCGCTCATCTCCCCCGACGACGTCCGCGACGTCATCACCGGCATCGAGGAGCGCGGCGTGCTCGGCCAGATCGACGCCGTGCTCTCGGGCTACCAGGGCAGCGAGGGCATCGGCGACGTCATCATCGACGCCGTCGCCCGCGTGAAGGCGGCCAACCCGGACGCGGTCTACGCCTGCGACCCGGTGATGGGCAACGCGAAGTCCGGCTGTTTCGTCGCTCCGGCCATCCCGGTGCTGCTGCGGGAGCGCGTCGTGCCGGTGGCCGACATCATCACGCCGAACCAGTTCGAGCTCGGGTTCCTGACCGAGACGTCGCCCGACACCCTCGAGTCGACGCTGGAATCGGTGGATGCGGCCCGCGCGATGGGCCCGAAGACCGTGCTGGTGACGAGTGTCGAGCGACCGGATGCTCCGGCCGACACGATCGAGATGCTCGCCGTCGACGACGCGGGCGCGTGGATCGTGCAGACGCCGCGCCTCCCGATGAAGGCCAACGGCTCGGGCGATGTCACCGCCGCGCTGTTCACCGCGCACTACGTGCGGACCGGCGACGCGGAGCTGGCCCTGCGGAAGACCGTGTCGAGCGTGTTCGACCTGCTCACGCGCACCCTGGAGTCGGGCGAGCGCGAACTGCAGCTTGTCGAGTCGCAGGACTCGTACGCCAACCCGCGCGAGCAGTTCGCGGTGACGCGCGTGCGCTGA
- the pdxS gene encoding pyridoxal 5'-phosphate synthase lyase subunit PdxS, whose product MMTDNVQGSATGSSRVKRGLAEMLKGGVIMDVVTPEQARIAEDAGAVAVMALERVPADIRAQGGVARMSDPDLIEAIIAEVSIPVMAKARIGHFVEAQVLEALDVDYIDESEVLSPADYVNHIDKWRFTVPFVCGATNLGEALRRINEGAAMIRSKGEAGTGDVSEATKHIRKITSEINALKSMTKDELYVAAKELQAPYELVAEIAETGKLPVVLFTAGGVATPADAAMMMQLGADGVFVGSGIFKSGNPEQRAAAIVKATTFYDDPKVIAEVSRGLGEAMVGINVGDLPAPHRLAERGW is encoded by the coding sequence ATGATGACAGACAACGTACAGGGCAGCGCGACCGGATCGAGCCGGGTCAAGCGCGGCCTCGCCGAGATGCTGAAGGGCGGCGTCATCATGGACGTCGTCACCCCCGAGCAGGCCCGCATCGCCGAGGACGCCGGCGCGGTCGCCGTCATGGCGCTGGAGCGCGTTCCCGCCGACATCCGCGCCCAGGGCGGCGTGGCCAGGATGAGCGACCCGGACCTGATCGAGGCCATCATCGCCGAGGTGTCCATCCCCGTCATGGCGAAGGCCCGCATCGGCCACTTCGTCGAGGCCCAGGTGCTGGAGGCGCTCGACGTCGACTACATCGACGAGTCCGAGGTGCTCTCGCCCGCGGACTACGTCAACCACATCGACAAGTGGCGCTTCACCGTGCCGTTCGTGTGCGGCGCGACGAACCTGGGCGAGGCGCTCCGTCGCATCAACGAGGGCGCGGCGATGATCCGCTCGAAGGGCGAGGCCGGCACCGGCGACGTCTCCGAGGCGACCAAGCACATCCGCAAGATCACCTCCGAGATCAACGCTCTGAAGTCCATGACCAAGGACGAGCTGTACGTCGCGGCCAAGGAGCTGCAGGCACCGTACGAGCTGGTGGCCGAGATCGCCGAGACGGGCAAGCTCCCGGTCGTTCTGTTCACCGCAGGCGGCGTGGCCACCCCGGCCGACGCGGCGATGATGATGCAGCTGGGAGCGGACGGCGTGTTCGTCGGCTCGGGCATCTTCAAGTCCGGCAACCCGGAGCAGCGCGCAGCGGCGATCGTCAAGGCGACCACGTTCTACGACGACCCGAAGGTGATCGCGGAGGTCTCCCGCGGTCTCGGCGAGGCCATGGTCGGCATCAACGTCGGCGACCTCCCCGCTCCGCACCGTCTGGCCGAGCGCGGCTGGTAA
- a CDS encoding alkene reductase, with the protein MDLFSPVSLGDLHLPNRVVMAPLTRTRAGEAGIPGPLVAEHYAQRASVGLIISEGTYPSHESRAYPGQPGIVTDEQIAGWRAVADAVHARGGRIVMQLMHGGRVSHPLITDTERVVAPSAVAIDGQARTAAGKVAYPVPHALTTEELATVRDEFVAAAENAIAAGFDGVELHGANGYLLHQFLSPVSNVRADEYGGSPEARARFVVEVASAVAAAVGAGRVGIRLSPMHNIQDVFETDLADATATYRAVVDGIAPLGLAYVSVLHGEPTGELVQDLRQRFGGPFIVNSGFGSITTRDEATALVEDAHADAVAVGRLAIANPDLVERWKGEHPENQPDPATFYGDGAEGYTDYPRLSA; encoded by the coding sequence ATGGATCTGTTCTCTCCCGTCTCGCTCGGAGACCTCCACCTTCCCAACCGCGTCGTGATGGCGCCCCTCACGCGCACCCGCGCGGGCGAGGCGGGCATCCCGGGGCCACTGGTGGCGGAGCACTACGCGCAGCGGGCGAGCGTGGGTCTGATCATCTCCGAGGGCACCTATCCGAGCCACGAATCCCGCGCGTACCCGGGCCAGCCGGGCATCGTCACGGACGAGCAGATCGCCGGGTGGCGTGCAGTCGCCGACGCGGTGCACGCCCGAGGCGGCCGCATCGTCATGCAGCTGATGCACGGCGGCCGGGTCTCGCATCCACTCATCACCGACACCGAGCGCGTCGTCGCCCCGAGCGCGGTCGCGATCGACGGCCAGGCCCGCACCGCCGCGGGTAAAGTCGCGTACCCGGTGCCGCACGCACTCACGACGGAGGAGCTCGCCACGGTTCGGGATGAGTTCGTCGCCGCGGCGGAGAACGCCATCGCGGCCGGCTTCGACGGGGTCGAGCTGCACGGTGCGAACGGCTACCTGCTGCACCAGTTCCTCTCGCCGGTCTCGAACGTCCGTGCCGACGAGTACGGCGGTTCTCCGGAAGCGCGCGCTCGGTTCGTCGTCGAGGTCGCGAGCGCGGTTGCCGCGGCCGTCGGCGCCGGGCGGGTGGGCATCCGCCTGTCGCCGATGCACAACATCCAGGATGTGTTCGAGACCGACCTCGCCGACGCGACCGCAACGTATCGAGCCGTGGTCGACGGGATCGCCCCGCTGGGCCTGGCCTACGTGAGCGTTCTGCACGGAGAGCCGACCGGCGAACTCGTGCAGGACCTCCGACAGCGTTTCGGCGGCCCGTTCATCGTGAACAGCGGGTTCGGCTCGATCACGACGCGAGACGAGGCGACCGCACTGGTCGAGGACGCGCACGCGGACGCTGTCGCCGTCGGCCGCCTCGCGATCGCCAACCCGGACCTCGTGGAGCGATGGAAGGGCGAGCACCCGGAGAACCAGCCCGACCCGGCCACGTTCTACGGAGACGGTGCCGAGGGCTACACCGACTACCCGCGCCTCAGCGCGTAG
- a CDS encoding GNAT family N-acetyltransferase yields the protein MTATARHAIKPLTLETYPAWLALAQKHNGVWGGCYCSYFHGDTENTVKREYDGPTFKRRLVAEGVAHAALVFDGDDAIAWCEYGSPAELPNIYHRKQYDAGETRPAPWRITCFFVDRDHRRIGVAREALDGALELIGQAGGGEVVSFPNELAPGKRTSSSFLHNGTRAMFEKAGFTFERHIGKSKTVMRITVPPSAG from the coding sequence ATGACCGCGACCGCTCGACATGCGATCAAGCCGCTGACTCTGGAGACGTATCCGGCGTGGCTGGCGCTCGCGCAGAAGCACAACGGCGTGTGGGGCGGGTGTTACTGCTCGTACTTCCACGGCGACACGGAGAACACCGTCAAGCGCGAGTACGACGGTCCGACCTTCAAGCGGCGGCTCGTGGCGGAGGGCGTGGCCCACGCAGCACTCGTCTTCGATGGTGACGATGCGATCGCCTGGTGCGAATACGGAAGTCCCGCCGAACTGCCGAACATCTATCACCGCAAGCAGTACGACGCAGGCGAGACCCGGCCCGCGCCGTGGCGCATCACGTGCTTCTTCGTCGACCGCGACCACCGTCGTATCGGGGTGGCGCGAGAGGCACTGGATGGGGCGCTCGAACTGATCGGACAGGCCGGTGGCGGCGAGGTGGTGTCGTTCCCCAACGAGCTCGCACCCGGGAAGCGAACGTCGTCGTCGTTCCTCCACAACGGCACGAGGGCGATGTTCGAGAAGGCGGGGTTCACCTTCGAGCGGCACATCGGAAAGAGCAAGACGGTGATGCGCATCACGGTCCCGCCGTCGGCGGGCTGA
- a CDS encoding aminotransferase class I/II-fold pyridoxal phosphate-dependent enzyme, which produces MNGNGITGATASEIAASVRALHERGALRRGDALPPVRELAAQLQVNRNTAVAAYRLLAQAGVVTARGRAGTVIAGVEAVAQEGYAQDSVLRDIGTGNPDPRRIPQPSAALAGAIGRPVLYGEPVIDPALEERALAWVRDDLPDQTVRITVTNGAVDAVERLLAQALLRDDAVALEDPCFLASIHTVRLGGYRAVPVPVDAEGMTVDGLRAALAAGVRAVICTPRAQNPTGATLSPARAAELRAVLADHPYVLVIEDDHFSMLSQRRYETLIGPGHRRFALIRSVSKFLGPDMCLAVAATDPETAERLAFRLSPGTTWVSHILQRLVLAQLTDEAALAEIADAGRHYAERNSAFAAELTARGLPAEAADGLNLWVELPVQARTVAERLMRRGWLARTGDEFQLAEHPDPSHHLRLTVHDLAAEESARLLDDLVDAAR; this is translated from the coding sequence ATGAACGGAAACGGCATCACCGGCGCCACGGCGTCGGAGATCGCGGCGAGCGTGCGCGCGCTGCACGAGCGCGGTGCACTGCGCCGGGGCGACGCCCTGCCGCCGGTGCGCGAACTCGCGGCGCAGCTGCAGGTCAACCGCAACACCGCCGTCGCCGCCTACCGTCTGCTGGCGCAGGCCGGCGTCGTCACGGCGCGCGGCCGGGCGGGCACCGTGATCGCCGGGGTCGAGGCGGTCGCGCAGGAGGGCTACGCGCAGGACAGCGTCCTCCGCGACATCGGGACGGGCAATCCGGACCCGCGCCGCATCCCCCAGCCGTCCGCGGCGCTCGCCGGCGCCATCGGACGACCCGTCCTCTACGGCGAGCCCGTCATCGACCCGGCCCTCGAAGAGCGCGCGCTCGCCTGGGTGCGCGACGACCTTCCCGACCAGACGGTGCGCATCACTGTGACCAACGGGGCGGTGGATGCGGTCGAGCGTCTGCTCGCCCAGGCGCTGCTCCGCGACGACGCCGTGGCCCTGGAAGATCCGTGCTTCCTGGCGAGCATCCACACCGTCCGGCTCGGCGGGTATCGGGCCGTCCCGGTTCCGGTGGATGCGGAGGGCATGACCGTGGACGGCCTGCGTGCGGCGCTGGCGGCGGGCGTCCGTGCCGTCATCTGCACGCCGCGGGCCCAGAATCCCACCGGCGCGACCCTCTCCCCCGCACGCGCCGCCGAACTCCGCGCGGTGCTCGCCGACCATCCCTACGTGCTCGTCATCGAGGACGACCACTTCTCGATGCTCTCGCAGCGGCGCTACGAGACGCTGATCGGCCCCGGGCACCGGCGCTTCGCTCTCATCCGCTCGGTGTCGAAGTTCCTGGGGCCGGACATGTGCCTCGCCGTCGCGGCCACCGACCCGGAGACGGCCGAGCGCCTCGCCTTCCGGCTGAGCCCGGGCACGACCTGGGTCAGTCACATCCTGCAGCGGCTCGTGCTCGCCCAGCTGACCGACGAGGCGGCTCTCGCCGAGATCGCCGACGCGGGCCGGCACTACGCCGAGCGGAACAGCGCCTTCGCGGCGGAGCTGACCGCGCGCGGGCTCCCCGCCGAGGCGGCGGACGGGCTCAACCTGTGGGTCGAGCTGCCGGTGCAGGCACGGACGGTGGCGGAACGCCTGATGCGGCGCGGCTGGCTGGCACGGACCGGCGACGAGTTCCAGCTCGCCGAGCATCCCGACCCGTCGCACCACCTGCGCCTGACCGTGCACGACCTCGCCGCCGAGGAGAGCGCGCGACTGCTCGACGACCTGGTGGATGCGGCGCGCTGA
- the thrS gene encoding threonine--tRNA ligase, translated as MADGFELFTDRSVVAMRVNGELKDLATTVTTTDEVEPVTIDSPDGLSILRHSTAHVLAQAVQAVNPEAKLGIGPPITDGFYYDFDVLEAFTPEDLKALEKEMARIQRAGQRFVRRVVTDEEARAELADEPYKLELIGLKGGVQHGDTAAFDESESVEVGSGELTIYDNVDPKTGETVWKDLCRGPHLPNTRMIGNGWALTRVAAAYWRGNEKNKQLQRIYGTAWASKEELRAYQTRMEEAAKRDHRKLGAEMDLFSFPDEIGSGLAVFHPKGGIIRKEIEDFMRDRLIANGYELVNTPHITKAHLFETSQHLNWYKEGMFPPMHLDEERDAEGNITRQGQDYYLKPMNCPMHNLIFRARGRSYRELPLRFAEFGTVYRYEKSGTLSGLTRVRGLTQDDAHIYVTEDQIKDEVARQLEFVLETLRGYGLTDFYLELSTKDPDKYVGSDESWETATETLREVAIESGLELVDDPGGAAFYGPKISVQARDAIGRTWQLSTVQLDFNQPELFELEYNAADGTRKQPAMIHRALLGSIERFFAILLEHYAGAFPVWLSPVQVVGIPVADQYAPFLDDVISRLRARGVRAEVDHSDDRMQKKIRTHTKAKVPFQLIVGEEDASAGTVSFRFRDGTQRNGVTVDEAIERIVESIRSHELVDTAWHD; from the coding sequence GTGGCCGACGGCTTCGAGCTCTTCACCGACCGTTCCGTTGTCGCGATGCGCGTCAACGGTGAGCTGAAGGACCTCGCGACCACCGTCACGACGACCGACGAGGTCGAGCCGGTCACCATCGACTCGCCCGACGGCCTCAGCATCCTGCGCCACTCGACGGCGCACGTCCTCGCGCAGGCCGTGCAGGCCGTGAACCCGGAGGCGAAGCTGGGCATCGGGCCGCCCATCACGGACGGTTTCTACTACGACTTCGACGTGCTCGAGGCGTTCACCCCGGAGGATCTGAAGGCTCTCGAGAAGGAGATGGCGCGCATCCAGCGGGCGGGCCAGCGCTTCGTCCGTCGCGTCGTCACCGACGAGGAGGCACGCGCGGAGCTCGCCGACGAGCCGTACAAGCTGGAGCTCATCGGCCTCAAAGGTGGCGTCCAGCACGGAGACACCGCCGCCTTCGACGAGAGCGAGTCGGTCGAGGTCGGCTCCGGCGAGCTGACCATCTACGACAACGTCGACCCGAAGACGGGGGAGACGGTCTGGAAGGACCTCTGCCGCGGTCCGCACCTCCCGAACACCCGCATGATCGGCAACGGCTGGGCGCTCACCCGCGTCGCGGCCGCCTACTGGCGCGGCAACGAGAAGAACAAGCAGCTGCAGCGCATCTACGGCACCGCCTGGGCGAGCAAGGAGGAGCTGCGCGCCTATCAGACCCGCATGGAGGAGGCCGCCAAGCGCGACCACCGCAAGCTCGGCGCCGAGATGGATCTGTTCAGCTTCCCCGACGAGATCGGTTCGGGCCTGGCGGTGTTCCACCCGAAGGGCGGGATCATCCGCAAGGAGATCGAGGACTTTATGCGCGACCGGCTCATCGCCAACGGCTATGAGCTCGTCAACACACCGCACATCACCAAGGCGCACCTCTTCGAGACCAGCCAGCACCTCAACTGGTACAAGGAGGGGATGTTCCCGCCGATGCACCTCGACGAGGAGCGCGACGCGGAGGGCAACATCACTCGGCAGGGCCAGGACTACTACCTGAAGCCGATGAACTGCCCGATGCACAACCTGATCTTCCGCGCCCGAGGCCGCAGCTATCGCGAGCTCCCGCTCCGGTTCGCCGAGTTTGGGACGGTGTACCGGTACGAGAAGTCGGGCACCCTGTCGGGGCTGACGCGCGTCCGCGGCCTCACTCAGGATGACGCTCACATCTACGTGACGGAAGACCAGATCAAGGACGAGGTCGCCCGCCAGCTCGAGTTCGTGCTCGAGACCCTGCGCGGCTACGGCCTCACCGACTTCTACCTGGAGCTCTCCACCAAGGACCCGGACAAGTACGTCGGCAGCGACGAGAGCTGGGAGACCGCGACGGAGACGCTGCGTGAGGTCGCGATCGAATCCGGTCTGGAGCTCGTGGACGACCCGGGCGGGGCGGCGTTCTACGGACCGAAGATCTCGGTGCAGGCGCGCGACGCGATCGGCCGCACCTGGCAGCTGTCGACCGTCCAGCTGGACTTCAACCAGCCGGAGCTGTTCGAGCTGGAGTACAACGCGGCGGATGGCACGCGCAAGCAGCCGGCGATGATCCACCGGGCGCTGCTCGGCTCGATCGAGCGGTTCTTCGCGATCCTGCTGGAGCACTACGCCGGCGCGTTCCCGGTCTGGCTGTCGCCGGTGCAGGTCGTGGGCATCCCGGTCGCCGACCAGTACGCGCCGTTCCTCGACGACGTGATCTCGCGGCTCCGCGCCCGCGGCGTGCGCGCCGAGGTCGACCACTCCGACGATCGCATGCAGAAGAAGATTCGCACCCACACCAAGGCCAAGGTGCCCTTCCAGCTGATCGTCGGCGAAGAGGATGCGTCGGCGGGCACGGTCAGCTTCCGGTTCCGCGACGGCACGCAGCGCAACGGCGTGACCGTCGACGAGGCGATCGAGCGGATCGTCGAGAGCATCCGCTCGCACGAGCTGGTCGACACGGCATGGCACGACTGA